One Longimicrobiales bacterium DNA segment encodes these proteins:
- a CDS encoding CocE/NonD family hydrolase, with protein sequence MSDGIRLSAQLWLPMGAGHESVPAILEFIPYRKRDGAALRDHANHAWFAAHGYACVRPDMRGHGDSEGLMTDEYSPREQEDATEVIEWIADQDWCTGAVGMM encoded by the coding sequence ATGTCCGACGGCATCCGCCTGTCTGCGCAGCTCTGGCTTCCCATGGGAGCAGGGCACGAGTCGGTCCCTGCGATCCTGGAGTTCATCCCGTACCGCAAGCGTGACGGTGCAGCCCTTCGCGACCACGCCAACCACGCCTGGTTCGCTGCCCATGGCTATGCGTGTGTCCGACCCGACATGCGCGGGCACGGCGACTCCGAAGGCCTGATGACAGACGAATATTCACCACGCGAGCAAGAGGATGCCACCGAGGTCATCGAGTGGATCGCCGACCAGGACTGGTGCACTGGCGCTGTCGGGATGATGG